A single genomic interval of Pomacea canaliculata isolate SZHN2017 linkage group LG5, ASM307304v1, whole genome shotgun sequence harbors:
- the LOC112563780 gene encoding LOW QUALITY PROTEIN: tubulin alpha-1A chain-like (The sequence of the model RefSeq protein was modified relative to this genomic sequence to represent the inferred CDS: inserted 1 base in 1 codon; deleted 1 base in 1 codon) has protein sequence MRECISVHVGQAGVQIGNACWELYCLEHGIQPDGQMPSDKTIGGGDDSFNTFFSETGAGKHVPRAVFVDLEPTVVDEVRSGTYRQLFHPEQLITGKEDAANNYARGHYTVGKEIVDLVLDRIRKLADQCTGLQGFLIFHSFGGGTGSGFTSLLMERLSVDYGKKSKLEFSIYPAPQVSTAVVEPYNSILTTHTTLEHSDCAFMVDNEAIYDICRRNLDIERPTYTNLNRLIGQIVSSITASLRXDGALNVDLTEFQTNLVPYPRIHFPLATYAPVISAEKAYHEQLSVAEITNACFEPANQLVKCDPRHGKYMACCMLYRGDVVPKDVNAAIATIKTKRTIQFVDWCPTGFKVGINYQPPTVVPGGDLAKVQRAVCMLSNTTAIAEAWARLDHKFDLMYAKRAFVHWYVGEGMEEGEFSEAREDLAALEKDYEEVGIDSVEGEGEQEGEEY, from the exons ATG CGTGAGTGCATTTCTGTCCATGTTGGCCAAGCTGGTGTTCAGATCGGCAATGCCTGCTGGGAGCTGTACTGCCTTGAACACGGAATTCAGCCAGATGGCCAGATGCCATCAGACAAGACAATCGGTGGTGGAGATGACTCCTTTAACACTTTCTTCAGTGAGACAGGTGCAGGCAAACATGTTCCTCGGGCAGTGTTTGTTGACCTAGAGCCTACTGTTGTTG ATGAAGTTCGCTCTGGCACCTACCGTCAGCTATTTCATCCTGAACAGCTGATCACTGGCAAGGAAGATGCTGCTAACAATTATGCACGTGGTCACTATACTGTTGGCAAGGAGATAGTTGATCTGGTTCTGGACCGCATCCGCAAGTTGGCTGACCAGTGCACAGGTTTGCAGGGCTTTCTCATCTTCCACTCCTTTGGTGGTGGCACTGGTTCAGGCTTCACCTCTCTTCTGATGGAGCGTCTGTCTGTGGATTATGGCAAGAAATCCAAACTGGAATTCTCGATTTATCCTGCTCCTCAG GTGTCGACTGCTGTTGTTGAGCCTTACAACTCGATTTTGACAACACATACCACCCTTGAGCACTCTGACTGCGCCTTCATGGTTGATAATGAGGCCATCTATGACATCTGTCGCCGTAACCTAGACATTGAGCGACCCACCTACACCAATCTAAATCGTCTGATTGGCCAGATTGTCTCCTCAATCACAGCCTCCCTGC TTGATGGTGCCCTTAATGTAGACCTTACTGAGTTCCAGACCAACTTAGTGCCATACCCCCGCATCCACTTCCCCTTGGCTACATATGCTCCTGTTATCTCTGCTGAAAAGGCCTACCATGAGCAGCTGTCTGTGGCTGAAATAACCAATGCCTGTTTTGAACCAGCTAACCAGCTGGTGAAGTGTGACCCCCGCCATGGCAAGTACATGGCCTGCTGCATGCTTTATCGTGGTGATGTTGTACCTAAGGATGTCAATGCTGCAATTGCCACAATCAAAACCAAGCGCACAATTCAGTTTGTGGATTGGTGTCCTACGGGTTTCAAG GTTGGTATCAACTATCAACCCCCAACTGTTGTGCCAGGGGGTGATTTGGCCAAGGTACAGCGTGCAGTCTGCATGTTGAGCAACACTACAGCCATTGCTGAGGCCTGGGCCCGTCTGGATCACAAGTTTGACCTCATGTATGCAAAACGT GCTTTTGTGCACTGGTATGTTGGTGAGGGCATGGAGGAAGGCGAATTTTCTGAGGCACGTGAAGATCTTGCAGCACTGGAGAAGGACTATGAAGAAGTTGGCATCGACTCAGTGGAGGGAGAAGGCGAGCAGGAAGGCGAAGAGTATTAA
- the LOC112563781 gene encoding LOW QUALITY PROTEIN: probable N-acetylgalactosaminyltransferase 9 (The sequence of the model RefSeq protein was modified relative to this genomic sequence to represent the inferred CDS: inserted 2 bases in 2 codons; deleted 1 base in 1 codon) produces MRVFRRRRSSYTYALLGTVVFGGLIWYWKYGGDAVFANSDKSMRGRWKRYLDYKNGEQSRSGXGEQGKALHLAGEEKVEAERLMPSEAFNRIASDKISLERSIPDVRDPGCKKIDYPVDLPTASVIIIFHNEAWSPLLRTAHSVINRSPPQYLHEVILLDDFSDKPHLGEKLKKYVEDTWHXGEVKIVRTTERSGLIRARLAGANAATGDVLIFLDSHCEVNTGWLEPLLARIKEDRTAVLCPEIDLIDKDTLEYGGTGSYSVGGFWWSLHFSWRPISPREKERRAAHPEGSVSPIRLEPILAEIKRDRTVVACPIIDAIDDFTLAYSLTGGYNVGGFTWSGHFTWRDVPEEDKLHRAYTDPVRSPTMAGGLFAADRKYFFEIGGYDPGMDVWGGENLEISFRVWMCGGKLEFIPCSRVGHIFRSSHPYTFPGNKDTHGINSMRLAEVWMDEYKRLFYMHRRDLLGQDYGDISERVALRKKLNCHSFKWFLENVYPEKFILDEHVRAWGMVRNPASNQCLDTLQKDEKTEFEMGLFSCQNGASANQVFSLSFDDELRREEGCLDTSGQEGSHLILRQCHHLKTSMKWKHDKENNKIIHADSGRCLDAAGQQSNGYVVIKDCQAVDSQVWIFQHYLD; encoded by the exons ATGAGGGTGTTTAGGCGTCGCCGCTCAAGTTATACATACGCACTTTTGGGAACTGTAGTTTTTGGTGGGCTGATCTGGTACTGGAAATATGGAGGCGATGCAGTTTTTGCCAATTCAGACAAGTCAATGCGAGGAAGGTGGAAACGATATTTGGATTACAAAAACGGCGAGCAGAGTCGATCAG CCGGTGAGCAAGGAAAAGCACTTCATTTGGCTGGGGAGGAAAAAGTAGAAGCAGAAAGGCTAATGCCTTCAGAAGCCTTCAATCGCATCGCTAGTGATAAAATTTCACTGGAAAGATCAATACCAGATGTGAGAGATCCAGG ATGCAAGAAAATTGACTATCCAGTAGATTTGCCAACTGCAAGTGTGATCATAATATTTCACAATGAGGCCTGGTCACCTCTGCTTCGTACTGCACACAGCGTAATTAACAGGTCTCCTCCTCAATACCTCCATGAGGTCATTCTTTTGGATGACTTCAGTGATAAAC CACATCTTGgggaaaagctgaagaaatatGTTGAAGACACCTGGC ATGGAGAGGTAAAAATTGTAAGAACAACAGAACGTAGTGGACTGATAAGAGCCAGGCTAGCAGGGGCCAATGCAGCCACAGGAGATGTCTTGATCTTTCTTGATTCACACTGTGAAGTCAACACAGGCTG gCTTGAACCTCTGTTAGCTAGAATTAAAGAGGATCGAACAGCTGTTTTGTGCCCAGAGATAGACCTTATAGACAAAGACACACTGGAGTATGGGGGCACTGGCAGTTATTCAGTTGGGGGATTCTGGTGGAGCCTGCACTTTTCCTGGCGTCCAATTTCTCCCAGAGAAAAGGAACGACGAGCTGCTCACCCTGAGGGATCTGTTTCGCCAATTAG GCTGGAACCTATTCTGGCTGAAATAAAGAGAGATCGCACCGTCGTGGCTTGTCCTATCATTGACGCAATTGATGATTTTACACTGGCATACTCATTGACTGGGGGCTACAATGTAGGGGGTTTCACCTGGAGCGGTCATTTCACATGGAGAGATGTTCCTGAGGAAGACAAGCTACACCGAGCCTACACAGATCCTGTTAG atCCCCTACAATGGCAGGAGGTCTGTTTGCAGCTGacagaaagtatttttttgaGATAGGTGGTTATGACCCTGGAATGGATGTTTGGGGTGGCGAAAATCTAGAAATTTCATTTAGG GTGTGGATGTGTGGAGGGAAGTTGGAGTTTATTCCATGCTCTCGTGTGGGTCATATCTTTCGATCTAGCCATCCTTACACTTTTCCAG GGAACAAGGATACACATGGGATCAACTCCATGCGTTTAGCTGAAGTGTGGATGGACGAATACAAGCGA TTGTTTTACATGCACAGAAGAGACCTCTTG ggaCAAGACTATGGTGATATTTCAGAGCGTGTAGCACTTCGCAAGAAACTTAACTGTCATAGTTTCAAGTGGTTCCTTGAGAATGTCTATCCCGAGAAATTTATACTTGATGAACATGTCCGTGCCTGGGGAATG GTGCGTAACCCAGCTTCTAACCAGTGTCTTGATACTctacaaaaagatgaaaagacaGAGTTTGAAATGGGGCTTTTTAGTTGTCAGAATGGTGCTAGCGCCAACCAG GTCTTTTCACTAAGTTTTGATGATGAACTCCGAAGAGAGGAGGGTTGCCTTGATACTTCAGGGCAAGAAGGAAGCCATCTTATACTCAGACAGTGTCACCATCTGAAGACTTCAATGAAATGGAAACATGATAAG GAAAACAACAAGATCATCCATGCAGATTCTGGGAGGTGTTTGGATGCAGCAGGACAACAGAGTAATGGTTATGTGGTGATCAAAGATTGCCAGGCTGTCGATTCCCAAGTCTGGATATTTCAACATTATCTTGActga